The following coding sequences are from one Saccopteryx bilineata isolate mSacBil1 chromosome 3, mSacBil1_pri_phased_curated, whole genome shotgun sequence window:
- the LOC136331960 gene encoding leukocyte immunoglobulin-like receptor subfamily A member 6 isoform X2: MRGPERGDSMTPTLTALLCLGLSVSPRSRVQAGTLPKPMLWAEPGSVIPWRDPVTLWCQGTLGAEKYHLHKEGSTQLWDRQKPLKSENKAKFPIKYMTERDAGRYYCRYLNSTDWSELSDPLELVVQGFYSKPSLSALPSPVVTSGGNVTLQCYSWEGFDRFILTKEEKHRFSWTLDSQSHLRGRYRALFPVGPVNPSHRWTFKCYGCYRDRSQVWSPPSDALELLVSGVSQKPSLLTQQGPIVVFGESLTLQCHSDVGYDRFVLIKEGGHDLPQNLVLQPQAGLSQANFSLDTVSSSHGGQYRCYGGHNLSSEWSAPSDPVDILVAEWLPDRPSLSVQPNNTVDSGENVTLLCQSQSPTDTFLLSKEGTANPPVRLRSELRAQQYQAEFSMCPVTSAHGGTYSCYRSQGSNPYLLSHPSESLELLVSGLKWYQIILIGVSVVLVLLLSLLLFLFLRHQRQSKDRMSTDAAMKDPQPEKVIELDPRNGNDEVTQGVSSTQVNHSRSRLRQGMATCPSSLSGGLLDMKDKQAEEDRQMDSQAAASDAPQDVTYAQLNHLTPRQDTTTPPSSSSEEPPDEPSMYAALAVHQPRDGPGPHTPESMNLEPKQK; this comes from the exons ATG CGGGGTCCAGAGAGAGGAGACTCCATGACCCCCACACTCACAGCCCTGCTCTGCCTAG GACTGAGTGTGAGCCCGAGGTCCCGAGTGCAGGCAG GGACCCTCCCCAAGCCCATGCTCTGGGCGGAGCCTGGCTCTGTGATCCCCTGGAGGGACCCTGTGACCCTCTGGTGTCAGGGGACCCTGGGGGCTGAGAAGTACCATCTGCATAAAGAGGGAAGCACACAACTGTGGGACAGACAGAAGCCACTGAAGTCCGAGAACAAGGCCAAGTTCCCCATCAAGTACATGACAGAGCGTGATGCAGGGAGATATTACTGTAGATACCTCAACTCCACTGACTGGTCAGAGCTCAGTGACCCCCTGGAGCTGGTGGTACAAG gATTCTACAGCAAACCcagcctctcagccctgcccagccctgtcgTGACCTCAGGAGGGAACGTGACCCTCCAGTGTTACTCATGGGAGGGATTTGACAGGTTTATTCTGACTAAGGAAGAAAAACACAGGTTCTCCTGGACCCTGGACTCACAGTCACACCTCAGGGGAAGATACCGGGCCCTGTTCCCTGTGGGCCCCGTGAACCCCAGTCACAGGTGGACATTCAAATGCTATGGCTGTTACAGAGACAGATCCCAGGTGTGGTCACCGCCCAGTGATGCCCTGGAGCTCCTGGTCTCAG GTGTGTCTCAGAAGCCCTCCCTCCTGACCCAGCAGGGCCCTATCGTGGTCTTTGGAGAGAGCCTGACTCTCCAGTGTCACTCTGATGTCGGCTATGACAGGTTTGTTCTCATCAAGGAGGGGGGACATGACCTCCCCCAGAATCTTGTCCTGcagccccaggctgggctctCTCAGGCCAACTTCTCCCTGGACACTGTGAGCAGCTCCCACGGGGGCCAGTACAGATGCTACGGTGGACACAACCTCTCCTCCGAGTGGTCGGCCCCCAGTGACCCCGTGGACATCCTGGTGGCAG aatggCTCCCTGACAGACCCTCCCTCTCGGTGCAGCCGAACAACACAGTGGACTCGGGAGAGAACGTGACCCTGCTGTGTCAGTCACAGAGCCCGACGGACACTTTCCTTCTGTCCAAGGAGGGGACAGCCAATCCCCCCGTGCGTCTTAGATCAGAGCTCCGAGCTCAGCAGTACCAGGCAGAGTTCTCCATGTGTCCTGTGACCTCAGCCCACGGGGGGACCTACAGCTGCTACAGATCACAGGGCTCTAACCCCTACCTGCTGTCACACCCCAGTGAGTCCCTGGAGCTCCTGGTCTCAG GTCTCAAGTGGTACCAGATTATCCTGATTGGGGTCTCAGTGGTCCTTGTCCTgctgctctccctccttcttttcctcttcctacgACACCAGCGTCAGAGCAAAGACAGGATGTCAA CAGATGCTGCCATGAAGGACCCACAGCCTGAGAAGGTCATAGAGCTGGACCCTCGG AACGGGAACGATGAAGTCACCCAGGGAGTGTCGTCCACCCAGGTGAACCACTCAAGATCAAGACTCAGGCAGGGAATGGCCAcctgtccttcctccctgtcGGGGGGATTGCTGGACATGAAGGACAAACAAGCagaagaggacagacagatggacagtcaG GCTGCTGCTTCTGATGCCCCCCAGGATGTGACCTATGCCCAGCTGAACCACTTGACTCCCAGACAGGATACAACTACACCCCCTTCCTCCTCATCAGAGGAGCCCCCAGATGAGCCCAGCATGTATGCTGCTCTGGCCGTCCATCAGCCCAGGGATGGACCAGGACCCCACACTCCAGAGAGTATGAATTTAGAACCAAAACAGAAGTGA
- the LOC136331960 gene encoding leukocyte immunoglobulin-like receptor subfamily A member 6 isoform X1: MRGPERGDSMTPTLTALLCLGLSVSPRSRVQAGTLPKPMLWAEPGSVIPWRDPVTLWCQGTLGAEKYHLHKEGSTQLWDRQKPLKSENKAKFPIKYMTERDAGRYYCRYLNSTDWSELSDPLELVVQGFYSKPSLSALPSPVVTSGGNVTLQCYSWEGFDRFILTKEEKHRFSWTLDSQSHLRGRYRALFPVGPVNPSHRWTFKCYGCYRDRSQVWSPPSDALELLVSGVSQKPSLLTQQGPIVVFGESLTLQCHSDVGYDRFVLIKEGGHDLPQNLVLQPQAGLSQANFSLDTVSSSHGGQYRCYGGHNLSSEWSAPSDPVDILVAEWLPDRPSLSVQPNNTVDSGENVTLLCQSQSPTDTFLLSKEGTANPPVRLRSELRAQQYQAEFSMCPVTSAHGGTYSCYRSQGSNPYLLSHPSESLELLVSGLKWYQIILIGVSVVLVLLLSLLLFLFLRHQRQSKDRMSNAAMKDPQPEKVIELDPRQNGNDEVTQGVSSTQVNHSRSRLRQGMATCPSSLSGGLLDMKDKQAEEDRQMDSQAAASDAPQDVTYAQLNHLTPRQDTTTPPSSSSEEPPDEPSMYAALAVHQPRDGPGPHTPESMNLEPKQK, encoded by the exons ATG CGGGGTCCAGAGAGAGGAGACTCCATGACCCCCACACTCACAGCCCTGCTCTGCCTAG GACTGAGTGTGAGCCCGAGGTCCCGAGTGCAGGCAG GGACCCTCCCCAAGCCCATGCTCTGGGCGGAGCCTGGCTCTGTGATCCCCTGGAGGGACCCTGTGACCCTCTGGTGTCAGGGGACCCTGGGGGCTGAGAAGTACCATCTGCATAAAGAGGGAAGCACACAACTGTGGGACAGACAGAAGCCACTGAAGTCCGAGAACAAGGCCAAGTTCCCCATCAAGTACATGACAGAGCGTGATGCAGGGAGATATTACTGTAGATACCTCAACTCCACTGACTGGTCAGAGCTCAGTGACCCCCTGGAGCTGGTGGTACAAG gATTCTACAGCAAACCcagcctctcagccctgcccagccctgtcgTGACCTCAGGAGGGAACGTGACCCTCCAGTGTTACTCATGGGAGGGATTTGACAGGTTTATTCTGACTAAGGAAGAAAAACACAGGTTCTCCTGGACCCTGGACTCACAGTCACACCTCAGGGGAAGATACCGGGCCCTGTTCCCTGTGGGCCCCGTGAACCCCAGTCACAGGTGGACATTCAAATGCTATGGCTGTTACAGAGACAGATCCCAGGTGTGGTCACCGCCCAGTGATGCCCTGGAGCTCCTGGTCTCAG GTGTGTCTCAGAAGCCCTCCCTCCTGACCCAGCAGGGCCCTATCGTGGTCTTTGGAGAGAGCCTGACTCTCCAGTGTCACTCTGATGTCGGCTATGACAGGTTTGTTCTCATCAAGGAGGGGGGACATGACCTCCCCCAGAATCTTGTCCTGcagccccaggctgggctctCTCAGGCCAACTTCTCCCTGGACACTGTGAGCAGCTCCCACGGGGGCCAGTACAGATGCTACGGTGGACACAACCTCTCCTCCGAGTGGTCGGCCCCCAGTGACCCCGTGGACATCCTGGTGGCAG aatggCTCCCTGACAGACCCTCCCTCTCGGTGCAGCCGAACAACACAGTGGACTCGGGAGAGAACGTGACCCTGCTGTGTCAGTCACAGAGCCCGACGGACACTTTCCTTCTGTCCAAGGAGGGGACAGCCAATCCCCCCGTGCGTCTTAGATCAGAGCTCCGAGCTCAGCAGTACCAGGCAGAGTTCTCCATGTGTCCTGTGACCTCAGCCCACGGGGGGACCTACAGCTGCTACAGATCACAGGGCTCTAACCCCTACCTGCTGTCACACCCCAGTGAGTCCCTGGAGCTCCTGGTCTCAG GTCTCAAGTGGTACCAGATTATCCTGATTGGGGTCTCAGTGGTCCTTGTCCTgctgctctccctccttcttttcctcttcctacgACACCAGCGTCAGAGCAAAGACAGGATGTCAA ATGCTGCCATGAAGGACCCACAGCCTGAGAAGGTCATAGAGCTGGACCCTCGG CAGAACGGGAACGATGAAGTCACCCAGGGAGTGTCGTCCACCCAGGTGAACCACTCAAGATCAAGACTCAGGCAGGGAATGGCCAcctgtccttcctccctgtcGGGGGGATTGCTGGACATGAAGGACAAACAAGCagaagaggacagacagatggacagtcaG GCTGCTGCTTCTGATGCCCCCCAGGATGTGACCTATGCCCAGCTGAACCACTTGACTCCCAGACAGGATACAACTACACCCCCTTCCTCCTCATCAGAGGAGCCCCCAGATGAGCCCAGCATGTATGCTGCTCTGGCCGTCCATCAGCCCAGGGATGGACCAGGACCCCACACTCCAGAGAGTATGAATTTAGAACCAAAACAGAAGTGA
- the LOC136331960 gene encoding leukocyte immunoglobulin-like receptor subfamily A member 6 isoform X3 — translation MRGPERGDSMTPTLTALLCLGLSVSPRSRVQAGTLPKPMLWAEPGSVIPWRDPVTLWCQGTLGAEKYHLHKEGSTQLWDRQKPLKSENKAKFPIKYMTERDAGRYYCRYLNSTDWSELSDPLELVVQGFYSKPSLSALPSPVVTSGGNVTLQCYSWEGFDRFILTKEEKHRFSWTLDSQSHLRGRYRALFPVGPVNPSHRWTFKCYGCYRDRSQVWSPPSDALELLVSGVSQKPSLLTQQGPIVVFGESLTLQCHSDVGYDRFVLIKEGGHDLPQNLVLQPQAGLSQANFSLDTVSSSHGGQYRCYGGHNLSSEWSAPSDPVDILVAEWLPDRPSLSVQPNNTVDSGENVTLLCQSQSPTDTFLLSKEGTANPPVRLRSELRAQQYQAEFSMCPVTSAHGGTYSCYRSQGSNPYLLSHPSESLELLVSGLKWYQIILIGVSVVLVLLLSLLLFLFLRHQRQSKDRMSNAAMKDPQPEKVIELDPRNGNDEVTQGVSSTQVNHSRSRLRQGMATCPSSLSGGLLDMKDKQAEEDRQMDSQAAASDAPQDVTYAQLNHLTPRQDTTTPPSSSSEEPPDEPSMYAALAVHQPRDGPGPHTPESMNLEPKQK, via the exons ATG CGGGGTCCAGAGAGAGGAGACTCCATGACCCCCACACTCACAGCCCTGCTCTGCCTAG GACTGAGTGTGAGCCCGAGGTCCCGAGTGCAGGCAG GGACCCTCCCCAAGCCCATGCTCTGGGCGGAGCCTGGCTCTGTGATCCCCTGGAGGGACCCTGTGACCCTCTGGTGTCAGGGGACCCTGGGGGCTGAGAAGTACCATCTGCATAAAGAGGGAAGCACACAACTGTGGGACAGACAGAAGCCACTGAAGTCCGAGAACAAGGCCAAGTTCCCCATCAAGTACATGACAGAGCGTGATGCAGGGAGATATTACTGTAGATACCTCAACTCCACTGACTGGTCAGAGCTCAGTGACCCCCTGGAGCTGGTGGTACAAG gATTCTACAGCAAACCcagcctctcagccctgcccagccctgtcgTGACCTCAGGAGGGAACGTGACCCTCCAGTGTTACTCATGGGAGGGATTTGACAGGTTTATTCTGACTAAGGAAGAAAAACACAGGTTCTCCTGGACCCTGGACTCACAGTCACACCTCAGGGGAAGATACCGGGCCCTGTTCCCTGTGGGCCCCGTGAACCCCAGTCACAGGTGGACATTCAAATGCTATGGCTGTTACAGAGACAGATCCCAGGTGTGGTCACCGCCCAGTGATGCCCTGGAGCTCCTGGTCTCAG GTGTGTCTCAGAAGCCCTCCCTCCTGACCCAGCAGGGCCCTATCGTGGTCTTTGGAGAGAGCCTGACTCTCCAGTGTCACTCTGATGTCGGCTATGACAGGTTTGTTCTCATCAAGGAGGGGGGACATGACCTCCCCCAGAATCTTGTCCTGcagccccaggctgggctctCTCAGGCCAACTTCTCCCTGGACACTGTGAGCAGCTCCCACGGGGGCCAGTACAGATGCTACGGTGGACACAACCTCTCCTCCGAGTGGTCGGCCCCCAGTGACCCCGTGGACATCCTGGTGGCAG aatggCTCCCTGACAGACCCTCCCTCTCGGTGCAGCCGAACAACACAGTGGACTCGGGAGAGAACGTGACCCTGCTGTGTCAGTCACAGAGCCCGACGGACACTTTCCTTCTGTCCAAGGAGGGGACAGCCAATCCCCCCGTGCGTCTTAGATCAGAGCTCCGAGCTCAGCAGTACCAGGCAGAGTTCTCCATGTGTCCTGTGACCTCAGCCCACGGGGGGACCTACAGCTGCTACAGATCACAGGGCTCTAACCCCTACCTGCTGTCACACCCCAGTGAGTCCCTGGAGCTCCTGGTCTCAG GTCTCAAGTGGTACCAGATTATCCTGATTGGGGTCTCAGTGGTCCTTGTCCTgctgctctccctccttcttttcctcttcctacgACACCAGCGTCAGAGCAAAGACAGGATGTCAA ATGCTGCCATGAAGGACCCACAGCCTGAGAAGGTCATAGAGCTGGACCCTCGG AACGGGAACGATGAAGTCACCCAGGGAGTGTCGTCCACCCAGGTGAACCACTCAAGATCAAGACTCAGGCAGGGAATGGCCAcctgtccttcctccctgtcGGGGGGATTGCTGGACATGAAGGACAAACAAGCagaagaggacagacagatggacagtcaG GCTGCTGCTTCTGATGCCCCCCAGGATGTGACCTATGCCCAGCTGAACCACTTGACTCCCAGACAGGATACAACTACACCCCCTTCCTCCTCATCAGAGGAGCCCCCAGATGAGCCCAGCATGTATGCTGCTCTGGCCGTCCATCAGCCCAGGGATGGACCAGGACCCCACACTCCAGAGAGTATGAATTTAGAACCAAAACAGAAGTGA
- the LOC136331960 gene encoding leukocyte immunoglobulin-like receptor subfamily A member 6 isoform X4 — MTPTLTALLCLGLSVSPRSRVQAGTLPKPMLWAEPGSVIPWRDPVTLWCQGTLGAEKYHLHKEGSTQLWDRQKPLKSENKAKFPIKYMTERDAGRYYCRYLNSTDWSELSDPLELVVQGFYSKPSLSALPSPVVTSGGNVTLQCYSWEGFDRFILTKEEKHRFSWTLDSQSHLRGRYRALFPVGPVNPSHRWTFKCYGCYRDRSQVWSPPSDALELLVSGVSQKPSLLTQQGPIVVFGESLTLQCHSDVGYDRFVLIKEGGHDLPQNLVLQPQAGLSQANFSLDTVSSSHGGQYRCYGGHNLSSEWSAPSDPVDILVAEWLPDRPSLSVQPNNTVDSGENVTLLCQSQSPTDTFLLSKEGTANPPVRLRSELRAQQYQAEFSMCPVTSAHGGTYSCYRSQGSNPYLLSHPSESLELLVSGLKWYQIILIGVSVVLVLLLSLLLFLFLRHQRQSKDRMSTDAAMKDPQPEKVIELDPRQNGNDEVTQGVSSTQVNHSRSRLRQGMATCPSSLSGGLLDMKDKQAEEDRQMDSQAAASDAPQDVTYAQLNHLTPRQDTTTPPSSSSEEPPDEPSMYAALAVHQPRDGPGPHTPESMNLEPKQK; from the exons ATGACCCCCACACTCACAGCCCTGCTCTGCCTAG GACTGAGTGTGAGCCCGAGGTCCCGAGTGCAGGCAG GGACCCTCCCCAAGCCCATGCTCTGGGCGGAGCCTGGCTCTGTGATCCCCTGGAGGGACCCTGTGACCCTCTGGTGTCAGGGGACCCTGGGGGCTGAGAAGTACCATCTGCATAAAGAGGGAAGCACACAACTGTGGGACAGACAGAAGCCACTGAAGTCCGAGAACAAGGCCAAGTTCCCCATCAAGTACATGACAGAGCGTGATGCAGGGAGATATTACTGTAGATACCTCAACTCCACTGACTGGTCAGAGCTCAGTGACCCCCTGGAGCTGGTGGTACAAG gATTCTACAGCAAACCcagcctctcagccctgcccagccctgtcgTGACCTCAGGAGGGAACGTGACCCTCCAGTGTTACTCATGGGAGGGATTTGACAGGTTTATTCTGACTAAGGAAGAAAAACACAGGTTCTCCTGGACCCTGGACTCACAGTCACACCTCAGGGGAAGATACCGGGCCCTGTTCCCTGTGGGCCCCGTGAACCCCAGTCACAGGTGGACATTCAAATGCTATGGCTGTTACAGAGACAGATCCCAGGTGTGGTCACCGCCCAGTGATGCCCTGGAGCTCCTGGTCTCAG GTGTGTCTCAGAAGCCCTCCCTCCTGACCCAGCAGGGCCCTATCGTGGTCTTTGGAGAGAGCCTGACTCTCCAGTGTCACTCTGATGTCGGCTATGACAGGTTTGTTCTCATCAAGGAGGGGGGACATGACCTCCCCCAGAATCTTGTCCTGcagccccaggctgggctctCTCAGGCCAACTTCTCCCTGGACACTGTGAGCAGCTCCCACGGGGGCCAGTACAGATGCTACGGTGGACACAACCTCTCCTCCGAGTGGTCGGCCCCCAGTGACCCCGTGGACATCCTGGTGGCAG aatggCTCCCTGACAGACCCTCCCTCTCGGTGCAGCCGAACAACACAGTGGACTCGGGAGAGAACGTGACCCTGCTGTGTCAGTCACAGAGCCCGACGGACACTTTCCTTCTGTCCAAGGAGGGGACAGCCAATCCCCCCGTGCGTCTTAGATCAGAGCTCCGAGCTCAGCAGTACCAGGCAGAGTTCTCCATGTGTCCTGTGACCTCAGCCCACGGGGGGACCTACAGCTGCTACAGATCACAGGGCTCTAACCCCTACCTGCTGTCACACCCCAGTGAGTCCCTGGAGCTCCTGGTCTCAG GTCTCAAGTGGTACCAGATTATCCTGATTGGGGTCTCAGTGGTCCTTGTCCTgctgctctccctccttcttttcctcttcctacgACACCAGCGTCAGAGCAAAGACAGGATGTCAA CAGATGCTGCCATGAAGGACCCACAGCCTGAGAAGGTCATAGAGCTGGACCCTCGG CAGAACGGGAACGATGAAGTCACCCAGGGAGTGTCGTCCACCCAGGTGAACCACTCAAGATCAAGACTCAGGCAGGGAATGGCCAcctgtccttcctccctgtcGGGGGGATTGCTGGACATGAAGGACAAACAAGCagaagaggacagacagatggacagtcaG GCTGCTGCTTCTGATGCCCCCCAGGATGTGACCTATGCCCAGCTGAACCACTTGACTCCCAGACAGGATACAACTACACCCCCTTCCTCCTCATCAGAGGAGCCCCCAGATGAGCCCAGCATGTATGCTGCTCTGGCCGTCCATCAGCCCAGGGATGGACCAGGACCCCACACTCCAGAGAGTATGAATTTAGAACCAAAACAGAAGTGA